GGTTGCCGGAGGAGCGGTTGACGATCACGTCGCTGACGGCAATTTCTTTTGTTTCCTTGGCTTTTTTAAAATAATCCCTGTCGCTGAGATTGATGGTATCCGCCTTTCCATCCTTGTCAGCCGCGGAGGCCAGTTCAATTTCCGCATCACTTTCATCGAGGTAGTTCATCACTGACCGGATACCGTCGGTATTCATTTTTTGAAATTCCGGATGCGCTTTTTGCAGCTCCTTCAACTGCGATGCTTTGCTGTCCAGCCACGAACTGATCGTTTCCACATTGCTTGCTGCCAGGCCGATCTCCTGCTCTTTCATATTTTCACTGAGCACGGAGTTGAACTGATTAAGCAAAAAGAGGGATAAGCAAAGCAGCGGAACGAGCGCGACCGCTAACTGAATGAGTGTGAGCCTGAATTTGAGCGAATGGACAAATTTCATATGGTGCCTCCCCTTGCTGTTCGGAATTCTTCGAAATCAACGATATCTTGTTAGCATTTTTCAGAGAAGTTGTCCTTCTCTCGAAGTATAAAAGATGCGGCAGTCCACCTCGTCCTCTACGATCATTTTCGACATTTTTCGTTATATATTTTGTTGAATAATTGAATATTTTGTCGAATATCATCGTAATTATAGTACATTTTCCCAAAACGGTAAATAGAAAAAAATCCGACGTTCGCCGAAAAAAGCGATACATCGGATCTAAGCGCCATCGGTCATATTTTCCAAAAATAATGGCGAAACTCCTCGTCCATCACAAACCCTTGCATTTCATAAAACCGCCAAGCCCTTTCGTTCGTATGTTCTACCGACAGCTCCACTCCTTTTGCTCCGGTAAGCGTGGCAAACTCCTTTACGGCTTGAAGAAGCCGCCGGCCAGTCCCTCGATGACGGTACGGTTCGGAAATGAAAAAATCGTTCAAAATCCATACGCGCTGCAAGCTGAGAGAAGAAAACGACGGATACAGCTGGGCAAACCCGGCCATGGCCTCTTCCCCCTCCGCAATAAAAATTACGGATTCGCGGTGTTCGAATTTTTCAAACAGAAACCGCTCTACCGCAGCCGGATCCTTCGATTGCCCGAAATACTCCCGGTACGAATCGAAGAGCGGCACGAGTCGGGGCAAATCCTGAATAACCGCTTGCCGGAAGATCAATGGGCGATT
The window above is part of the Paenibacillus hamazuiensis genome. Proteins encoded here:
- a CDS encoding GNAT family N-acetyltransferase gives rise to the protein MNRPLIFRQAVIQDLPRLVPLFDSYREYFGQSKDPAAVERFLFEKFEHRESVIFIAEGEEAMAGFAQLYPSFSSLSLQRVWILNDFFISEPYRHRGTGRRLLQAVKEFATLTGAKGVELSVEHTNERAWRFYEMQGFVMDEEFRHYFWKI